The Biomphalaria glabrata chromosome 7, xgBioGlab47.1, whole genome shotgun sequence region caacaacacacaaacaTCTATTTCCAAAAGATTCCTGAATATGTTATTTTCTTTGAGCTATGAACTAAGAATAAATTAGACAGGATTCTCTTAATTCtgaaagtaaattaaaattattttttttttttaccatttatcCTAACAATCATCGAGCAATGTTTAATGCAAGATTTTGTGAACAACAATCTTGAAATAGTAGAGATTTGATGCATTTTTCATTCAACCAAAATCGAAATTTGTTTCTGTACAAACAAGTTTTGATAAATGTTCTCCATACATTTCAACTCTGTACCAAAGCACACGTCCAAGAACATGGCTAATGGAAGCTGATGGCTTCTTctgttgtttttcttgtgtgGGTTAGAAGACAAAATCCTTAGTACCCTATCAGGCTCATAGACTTATAGTGACTGATGTACATCACACTGTACCCTATCAGGCTCATAGACTTATAGTGACTGATGTACATCACACTGTACCCTATCAGGCTCATAGACTTATAGTGACTGATGTACATCACACTGTACCCTATCAGGCTCATAGACTTATAGTGACTGATGTACATCACACTGTACCCTATCAGGCTCATAGACTTATAGTGACTGATGTACATCATACTGTACCCTATCAGGCTCATAGACTTATAGTGACTGATGTACATCACAGTGTACACATGAATACCTGCTCTACAGACTCCATGAAAAATATAGAACTCATAAATTATGCATTTCATTtacaatataaatacatttttatagtaAACTTGTATATgagttatgtattttaaaaagtgtctTTATTCTTCTATACATATACCAATAGACATTTAATAGCattgacttttatttttatcttaacattagatttagatctatatcaagaCCAGGCTGACTTAAGCAGAAACCTGATCAACGTCTTGAATATAAAAGTTCCTACTGTGAAGTTATACATGTAATGAATTTGTATCCCCTCGACTCTCCTTTCTCTGACCTAGACTTGTGTAAGTCAATTTAGTCTGTTCTGTTTCAGCTGCACTTATCTATGGCTGCCCATTCTGTGGTGTCAGATTCTCAAGTCCCAGAACTCTCCAGGGCCACTTAAGTTTTTATTGTTCCAAGAAGACCTCTGAACACAGCGTGACTGCGTCTCCTAAAGTGGCAGAAAAGAAAAGTAATCCAGGAAAAACTGAAGGTGCAGTAGAGCTCATTTACTTCCCTTtataactaaatatttattatctttTCAATTGAAGaccttttttattattgttttttttttttaaattagcttttACATTATTAAGAACTAGATCAATGCATAAGATAATTAAATATCTCATCACCTGATATATGATAGATATGTACATCTACTAGTGCTCATTGTTTAAATGAAAGTCACCTGCTCCAATCTTAGTTAGAGATATAATTCCAGATTTTAATGTGTCTCTTCAACAATCTCCAATGgatattttacttttgtttatctttaaaaaagtttttgtttttaaccatGGAGAGACAAAAAAGGTAATAACTTGACATTATCAGTCCCATAGAGTGCTAGGTTtcaaatatacataaatattgaCAGGAGGCTAATGGAGTTTTAAaatttgaacattttaaaaagtcttttatCTTGAAAACATATCCACTAAATACTATAGCCTGTATGTGACAATGGGTTTTTAGAACAAAGACAAACTGACAGCATCAACTCTGATTTCTACTAATGCAAATTTGTATTTTACTAATTACTCAAGTTTAATTTGACAAatttcacctttttttaaaaaataaaactccaTTTTGTAATTCATTCTAAATTTTTCTGTTCATTTTAGATATAGTTGTGAAAACAGAGCCGGACTGTAGTGGTGACTCTGTTACTAGTGAATCAAAACAGGACAGTGGTGAAGCTGAAACACTTAAAGACGATTTACAAAAAGATCGCAGCACACCAGGACAGATTACTTTCAAGTGCAAATATTGCTCTTACAGGGCAGACAAATTGAGTAGTCTTAACAGACACATGAGAATGCACAATAATGACAAAAATAAATCCTTGGCTGTCATTCCCAATATAAGATCTACTGAGAAAGAACCAAAAGCAAAGTCTGACAATAAAAGTCTCCGCATCATCAAATCTCCAGTGCTGGAAACATTCTGTAAAGAATGCAGGATTCAGTTCTCTAGTCTGCATACATACAAATGCCACAAGGAGCATTACTGTgcacaaagaagaaaaaaagcttTAGCCAATCCTTCAGCATTTGAAGCAATGTTTCATTCCCCATTCTCTTTTGCTGAGGCTGCAAATGTTGGGATTCCATCTGCTCTACAAATGGCAGCATTGAATCAAGGTGGGCTTATTCTTCCAGGAGCACCGGGTGAGGCCAACATTCCAAGTGGTGCATCTGTCCTTGTGACAGCTCCAATGATGACGACCAATGGAATGGCAAATATTACATTATCAGTACCTGCCATGCTGGTCCAGTCTGTTGTTCCTGGGCAGGACACAAGGACTCCCTTGACAAGCCCCAGAGTTGCTTCAACACCAGAACCTAAAGAGGCGCTTCCCTCTGCATCTCATTTATCCCCAAGACCACAACTTCTTCATTTCTTAAGTCCACCACCACCTGCATTCTTAAAGAATGATTATTCTATTCGTCCTGAGGATCTTTGCAGATCTAAGGATTCAGTTACAGCAGACAATGGTACTGCTGACATCCCTCTAGATTTGTCTGTCACAAAAGTTAAAACAGAATCATCTAATGGTGGAAACAAATCTGAACCTAAGgaaattgtttcttttcttcagCCAGACAAAGATGGCGCTCTTGATGCAAGAAGCATTAAACGATTTTCCTCTCAAAGCTCCACTTCAccagaaaataaattgaaagaTCTAAAAGATGATTCTAGTTCTTTTAACAGCAGAAAGAGTTCACTCACCACTCAGAGAGATGAATCCATTgatataaagaaagaaacaactCCACAGCATTTTCTCAGATCTGATCATCTTTCTCCTGGAGCATCTCAGCTACTTCCACATCCATCTCTTCTAGCATCAGCTGCTGCTGCAGGCTTCATTCCTTTGCCAGGGCTCACATCATTACCAATCTCACCAAAGCACCCTCCACCAGTAGCATCAAGTAGTACTTCTAGCATTAGTAAATGTTCAGATTGTAATattgtgttttataaatatgATAATTATCTCATTCATAAAAAACATTACTGTTCAGGGAAACGACGCTCAGTACCAGTACAAGCTTCTGAAACTCTACCAGTAGCAACAGATCTACCAAATCAAAAGGAAATTCATTCTAAACAGTCTTCCCCTGAGATCCCCACAACAAATGATGCACCTGGATTGCAGTTAACAGCTAAAAAATCTGACATCCAAGCTTCTCCTTCTTCTTCCAAGAGCTCTACTGATGTCAAATACAAGTATTATTGTGTTCCATGCAGAATTAAATTCAGCAATGCCAGTATTCTAGAGGCTCATAAAGAATATTACTGTCCAGCTGGTAAAGACAGTGAGCAGTCTGTCATCTTGCAATCATCTTTAAATGAATCAACTTCAGTAGACTCACCCAAAGATGAGAGGTCAGTGTCACCAGAACCACTCCATGAAGAATTTTCTTGCCAGAGATGTAACAGCGTCTTCTCATCAGCTAGACTTCTACGTCTCCATGTATGTGAAGGAGGATTTCCATGCCCTCATTGTGATCAAGTCTCTATCACTGACAACAGGCTTGCTGAACACATGAAGATTCATGCTCCAACCAAGGCTTACCGGTGCACAATATGTGGCTACAGGGGAAACACTGCTAGAGGAATGCGCATGCATGGCAAAACTCATATAGATGAAGGTCTTGACTTTACTGATGAGAATATGCTTGAGTATCATGAGCCCGCTCTAGTGCCAGTGGTGCACAGCTCACATTCAGGGAGCACAACAGACTCAGAACTGCTCAGGCTAAAAAATGAGCCATACAAAAGGCGCAGATCCAGAAAAGCTTATGAAAAATTTGATTACCCTCTTCCAAAAGTGGATGTTCCTCAAACTTGTTTATTGTGTGGTCAAAATTTCCCCAATGTAGATTATTTAACTTCTCATTTTAAAGTTCATGAAATAGCTTCTCAGTATGTGGCTGGGCTAATGAAATGTCTTAACTGTGAGTACATTGGCAAAGATCCTGATGACCTTAGATCCCACTTTGAGTTAAACCACCTTAGTGGCAGTCGAAATAAGCAAAGACGCTTGTCAACCCAAAGCAGTGAAGATGATCTGTCAAACTTAAGTCAAGACAGAAGGATGCCTCAAAAGCTAATGGTTTTAAGTGACCCCAATTCTTCTGATGATGAAAGATCCtcagaaagttatgattttaaattcaaaaccaaaGTGAAGAGTGAACCAATGGAGGAAGCTGAAGGTAATGACAGAGACAATGTCTTAGATGAGAACAATGTAGATGAAGGCATGGACTTGCAGCCTAGTTCAAATATCAGCACCATTCATATAAAACAAGAGGAAcctgatgtagatctagaggtAGATGATGAAGAAAGAGAGCCAGGGGAACTTGTTAACAGCCTTCGCATTAAGAAAGAAGTTTTAGATGAAGAAGAGACATACTGCACCAATAGTAATTCCAACATGGGCAATAACATGGAATGTGAAAAAGTTTCTGCTAAGGAAAACAATGTAGACTCTCCTAAACCTGAATCTAGTGTGAACTTGTGTGGAAAAAGTAGTTCACTCAAAGAAGATCTTCTCAGAACTCGAGATGAAATCACTAGAAATAGATCTCCAAGTCCCCATTCTGTAGTCATCAAATCTGAAAGAATTTCACCACAGTCACTAAGCATGACTCCAAATTTCTTGGTCAACTTCTCCCCCAATGGCACACCAGCTTCAGCTGGGCCAGCCCCTCAATCTTCACCATTAACTTTTTCCCCATTTGATCCTCCACCTTCCACGTCATCAGCTGTGTCTCCATTTCACCCCCATCCCCTGGCATTTCCCTATTCTGCGCCACCACACATGGCCTTGCCCTATGTGTTCCTCCAACCTCACTTGTCCACTTCACCCCTTCCCCTGGGTTTGAAGCCAAGTCCCGGGAGAGAGGAGAGACTTGGAGCAGGAGCTCGCTACTGTCAAAACTGTGATATCTCTTTCTCCAAACCTTCCACATACTTGGCTCACAAGAAGTATTATTGCACAGCCCGGCCCAGAGGCGAGTCTCAGCCATCAGCTAAAGCATGAAATGAGCTGAGATCTATtcaatgatataaaaaaatagtttatatgtTAACTATGTATTCTGTTTAagctatatatattataaattacatacattataaaaaaatacaaatgaataTATTTCAATTATTATGGTTAGTTAGCCAGTTACTGTAATTATGTGTATATTAAAATGTTTGCATTGCTGAGTTTATTAGGGAAAGTACAAATCttacttcattttttgtttgattggaGGCTAAGTtaacaaaaagatttttgttacaaatttattttaaaatagaacttTATACATTAGGGATTCTTAACAATTGcccatttatatttttacttttagatGGAATACACAATTCACTTATctcaaatttgaaataaatatagataacAAAGCTATTGGAGAGTGAGTCTAATGATCACATcacaatttattttcaaaaagaagttcttttttttatctttttgcaGTTTTGTTGTGACTTGGAACACATTACACTATAAATGAAGAATAAGACAAATGGTCTATAAATTCATTATTATAATCACAATGatcatttacaaatatatatcacTAAAGAGAAGTGAAGAAAATCGTCATTCTTTTCATTGATTGAAACAGACTTCAATCCTTGGCTCAGTCTTATCATTGATTGAAACAGACTGCAATCCTTGGCTCAGTCTTATCATTGATTGAAACAGACTGCAATCCTTGGCTCATTCTTATCATTGATTGAAACAGACTGCAATCCTTGGCTCAGTCTTATCATTGATTGAAACAGACTGCAATCCTTGGCTCAGTCTTATCATTGATTGAAACAGACTGCAATCCTTGGCTCAGTCTTATCATTGATTGAAACAGACTGCAATCCTTGGCTCAGTCTTATCATTGATTGAAACAGACTGCAATCGTTGGCTatcttagattaaaaaaaaagccagaaataaaatgttcatatAGTTTTTAAGTATGTTTGGTAATCTTGCAACTATCTGTTCTGTTTAGCTACATATGTGTCAGATCTTATAAATGTGTTCATATTTCCAGGAGTTTACTTTTTGAGCtgagaaaaatgtttttcaatgtCAGAATTCttgaaaagtttttcaaatGATGATCTTTCCATGGAAATTCTTTGGTTGtgaatttttttgtgtttttcactTCTCAAACAAGTTGTTGATGTTTTCATGGAATCTTTTTTTGTTCTGGTTTATGTATTGCTCAGAGCTTTATGTCTTTTAGATATGCTTTAGAAGTGGATACACTTCTTAGATATCACTAAATAATCTTTAAAAGTGATACACATCTTAGATATCACTAGATAATCTTAAGAAGTGAATAAACTTATTAGATATCACTAGATAATCTTTAGAAGAGGATAAAATTATTAGATATCACTAGATAATCTTTAGAAGAAGATAAACTTATTAGATATCACTAGATAATCTTAAGAAGAGGATAAACTTATTAGATATCACTAGATAATCTTTAGAAGTGGATAAACTTTTTGGATATCATTGAGAGTTTATGTTATTTGTTGAGTTTAggaatttttttactattgtaaATTATTTACTAGTGTAAAattgaagatatttttttttatggttgatATTGGAGTTGGTTTTAAGTTAATGATAAAGGTTAATGTGGTTTTTTATCTGGattacatttttagtttttattcatttttatttgatataaatttaatgaaatttctATCACACATCTGCCAGCCTTTTTGAAATAATAgccatacattttgtttgttttcaatttttttttattccacacATAAACATATCTCTATTCATTGAAGTAAAATTAACAGAAATGAACTTAACATTAACAtaatctattttaaattttcatttttagtagttaaacaATTTATAAGTCAATTTTCGTCTTTTACAAAAATTTCCATTTTgccaagttttttttgtttcctttaaaaTACCGTTACTTGACTTCCTAGTTTAATGGCAACAACGGATTCGTCAATGTTATTAACTACGTCTTAACACCAGAGAAACATACACTCATGATCAGGGGCGTAGCAAGTTATTCATGACCAggggcgtagcaaggtaccaaGATACATTGATAACATGATGGACCTTGATGTTTTAAcctaacaaagaaaaataaattgtccTCCTGTTTGCATCAATGCATTTACAAAAAGACATTCCTATGTATCTACCACCTTGTACAAGTTATGATGCTTACACATTGTAAAAGTCTGCTTCAGAAACATAATGGACCAGCTCTCTATGTGGGCTTCTATTAGACATGGTCCTGGCTGGAATGGactccttcgcgccatggttacTACGCCACCGGGTCACATGGCCTGAGCCTACAGAGTGGATCTCTAGACACATGTTTCTGTTCGCAggcctaaataaataaaaaggaggACACGAAAACCAGTTGATATATAATAAGTTGATTTCTAGACAAATTAATGTCATGGAGCATTGTGCTCCTTAGTTCTAAGCTTTTAAGTACGTTAGTGTCAATAGATCTCTGAGCTAATTACCTGCTTTGTGGGACTTGAGTAAGCCTACACTACGGAGAAGTAACTCTTGGATGACACCCAGTCTAAACCCAGTGTTGAGTTGTCAAACCTAcatattatcttatttttagtatcaattacagacgttaattaTGGCTTATGCTGTGTAAAGGGGAGGGGGGCGTTTACTAGGACGTCTGTAACTATCTCGCTCTCGCTATGTTCATGTAGAGTAAAGGATTGTCTTTTGACATTGTTTTCATTGACTTGCTCATCTATATCACGTGAGCTAAATATTTTCCTTTCCTTGAATTGATTCATCGTTTCAGTTCTGTGTAAATAGCGACTTAcaggattgtgtgtgtgtgtgtacaaacTTTCAGCGACAGacatgattgtgtgtgtgtacaaacTTTCAGCGACAGACATGATTGTGTGTTTATGTACAAGCTTTCATTTGTCAATGAAGTCATACTGTTTCTTCCCTCAACTTCATACAAAATCAGCTGATCATTCCATAGCGCCATCTAGAGCTACAGATTCAGCTGCCACAAAGATGAATGAACACTCTGTAACTTACTGCAGCACTCTGTAACAAGCTGCAACACTAAGTAACATACTGCATCACTCTGTAACAAGCTGCGACACTCTGTAACATACTGCATCACTCTGTAACAAGCTGCAACACTCTGTAACAAAACACTCTGTAACATGCTGAATCACTCTGTAACAAGCTGCAGCACTCTGTAACAAGCTGCAACACTCAGTAACATACTGCATCACTCTGTAACAAGCTGCGACACTCTGTAACATACTGCATCACTCTGTAACAAGCTGCAACACTCTGTAACAAGCTGCATCACTCTGTAACAAAACACTCTGTAACATGCTGAATCACTCTGTAACAAGCTGCAACACTCTGTAACAAGCTGCATCACTCTGTAACAAAACACTCTGTAACATGCTGAATCACTCTGTAACATGCTGCATCACTCTGTAACAAGCTGCAACACTCTGTAACATGCTTCAATGTTTGGGATTTTGACTTGGTCTACTTGTGGATCTACTGACTAAAAACATGACTATCATATTGGTCTTTGAATCTCGATTTTTATTTACTTCCTACTAAAATGTTTTGAACTAAATGATCATATTCTATGTTCTCAAATACTGTGGTATACACGATTCTCGATTGTCTTACAATTCTACGTTATCAGATACTGTGGTATATATGACTATCTTACGGTTCTATGTTCTCAGATACTGTGGTATATATGATTGTCTGACAATTCTATGTTCTCAGATACTGTGGTATATATGATTGTCTGACAATTCTATGTTCTCAGATACTGTGGTATATATGATTGTCTGACAATTCTATGTTCTCAGATACTGTGGTATATATGATTGTCTGACAATTCTATGTTATCAGATACTGTGGTATATATGATTGTCTGACAATTCTATGTTCTCAGATACTGTGGTATATATGATTGTCTGACAATTCTATGTTATCAGATACTGTGGTATATATGATTGTCTTACAATTCTATGTTATCAGATATTGTGGTTTACATGACTATCATACAAGTTTCTGTTAAAATGTGTGTTTATGACTATCATATGATTCTATGTTATCTTATACTGAGTTATGCATATATTCTTTGTTAGAGATTGCAATGTATAATGTTAAATCCTATGTTGTACCTGAAGCGTTCTATCACTAGATAAGAACAAAACTTCCTTCAATACAGTTGAACTAGTTTgtgaaagtgttgtttttttgtcttatttttttttaaatgtctttctcTTGTCTCTGAAACTCTTCGTTGCCTTTTCACATCCTCTTACTTTCTGGATCTCACTTTCTGAATCTCACTTTCTGGATCTCACTTTCTGGATCTCACTTCTCTCTTCTTGTCTCTAGGTGACATTCATAGTAATGTTACATAATATTGTGTACATAATATAATTAGAACATAGCTTAAACTGTAATTATCCTACAGTTACCTACAGGCACAGCTTTATTATCATGCAGTATCATGCAGGCAaagcgaaacaaaacaaaactttattttaaatgataGGGGCAAACCAATGGTTGATTCtcatgaaacaataaaatataaaagttcATAGATTCTCTTTGTAATATGCATGGTAAAGTCGTCGGAATAGTTACAGATAGAGAAATATTCCATGTTTCAGTATTTCCATCTCAAGTGTAGTTGTATTGGGTAGCCAAAGCTGCCTTGGTAACTAGCTTACGGTTACATAGAAAAAGCCAATCTGCTGCATTATTTATGTGCTTAATGAAAAGGAATATACaattattaaatgtttgttttaaaggtTTCAGTCTTATATACTAAATAGTTTGTAGCAgggactttttttgtttgttaaatttatCTTTTACAATAGGCATTCAAATATTATGAATAGTCTaaggttaaaaaataaattccctGACATTAAGTTTGCTGAATTTTTAGTtgtgttatttccctttgcatCAACCTGCTGCTTTCATAACTGCAAAACTCAGCAGGAAGCAAAGcgttagattttattttgttgaacaTGTTCGGAATGTACCTTCGAATCCGAAGATAATTTTATCCAAGCTCAAACGTCCCGTAGGATCAGGGCGGAGAGTCTTCACGACcatcaaacgacagtccagacgTAGACCACGCGACTAGACAGTGTTCTATCAGTTCTGACTCAAGGGTTTTATGTTGAAGAAGATACGAGCTGCATGGATTCTAATGTTGCAGTATTCTCTCTGAAAAGTATCCAGCAAGTTGGTGGCAAAGTTCAAAACTTGGAGAACAATTCTTAGATTATCCACATCATCGTCATTGAATAGTTTAGGATAGCATTATACCTATAGCTCTAGGATTTTAGTGTTGagtgcaataaaaaaatgtttaggctaaaaaaaaaacctttttaatTGTAACGAAAAGCAAAGTAACAATAGACTCTAGACTTTAGATGTCTTGAGAACGCAGAAGACAGAGGCTCTAGATGTCTTGAGAAGAAGACAGAGACTGTAGATGTCTTGAGAACGAAGAAGACAGAGACTCTAGATGTCTTGAGAAGAAGACAGAGACTGTAGATGTCTTGAGAACGAAGAAGACAGAGACTCTAGATGTCTTGAGAACGAAGAAGACAGAGACTCTAGGTGTCTTGAGAAGAAGACAAAGACTCTAGATGTCTTGAGAACGAAGAAGACAGAGACTCTAGATGTCTTGAGAAGAAGACAAAGACTCTAGATGTCTTGAGAACGAAGACAGAGACTCTAGATGTCTTGAGAACGAAGAAGTCAGAGACTCTAGATGTCTTGAGAACGAAGAAGACAgagactctagactctagatgtcttgagaacgaagaagaagaagaaatagatgtgtgtgtgtgtgacaacaTTTTTTCCCCACTTCTACTTCAgatgtacccccccccctctatttATACTTTTGAAATGAAGTCATTTGGACATAGCTACTCTATAGAATTCGTTTCTCTACACACGTGATAGTATGGGGCAGTTGTAGCAGCTGTATAAGAAGGGAGCTAACACACACGTTTCACTTGACTTACTTAATGAGTATTTAGAAT contains the following coding sequences:
- the LOC106078984 gene encoding zinc finger protein ush-like isoform X2, which produces MDESECQDGHSVTSEDLKEEHGTEPGNRSPASDQLSSKSPDCARTSKCDLPEQSPDTGKEEDDVQSIVIKTEPPSSPSSVVNDNESRDAVYPQNISASFATLNGSRALRRRRRSRSRSRSKSGGVPASPEATSTLTQTREEAERALVNRLQLPSDVLYFRQQEMNIHGTPSVSWVVCCAIPLPQGSSLGPFQGQLVPPESVKVGDLIVQFTNKKGQQALMNVAGQSGGWLALLRSAGTGADRNTHVYWEGGRIWCEIISDIDIGTELRASFTFQNEDEGEDVDVEEDSLGSSIKDEVSGSEESSSNYSSLQQHSHQQTAAPGHAALIYGCPFCGVRFSSPRTLQGHLSFYCSKKTSEHSVTASPKVAEKKSNPGKTEDIVVKTEPDCSGDSVTSESKQDSGEAETLKDDLQKDRSTPGQITFKCKYCSYRADKLSSLNRHMRMHNNDKNKSLAVIPNIRSTEKEPKAKSDNKSLRIIKSPVLETFCKECRIQFSSLHTYKCHKEHYCAQRRKKALANPSAFEAMFHSPFSFAEAANVGIPSALQMAALNQGGLILPGAPGEANIPSGASVLVTAPMMTTNGMANITLSVPAMLVQSVVPGQDTRTPLTSPRVASTPEPKEALPSASHLSPRPQLLHFLSPPPPAFLKNDYSIRPEDLCRSKDSVTADNGTADIPLDLSVTKVKTESSNGGNKSEPKEIVSFLQPDKDGALDARSIKRFSSQSSTSPENKLKDLKDDSSSFNSRKSSLTTQRDESIDIKKETTPQHFLRSDHLSPGASQLLPHPSLLASAAAAGFIPLPGLTSLPISPKHPPPVASSSTSSISKCSDCNIVFYKYDNYLIHKKHYCSGKRRSVPVQASETLPVATDLPNQKEIHSKQSSPEIPTTNDAPGLQLTAKKSDIQASPSSSKSSTDVKYKYYCVPCRIKFSNASILEAHKEYYCPAGKDSEQSVILQSSLNESTSVDSPKDERSVSPEPLHEEFSCQRCNSVFSSARLLRLHVCEGGFPCPHCDQVSITDNRLAEHMKIHAPTKAYRCTICGYRGNTARGMRMHGKTHIDEGLDFTDENMLEYHEPALVPVVHSSHSGSTTDSELLRLKNEPYKRRRSRKAYEKFDYPLPKVDVPQTCLLCGQNFPNVDYLTSHFKVHEIASQYVAGLMKCLNCEYIGKDPDDLRSHFELNHLSGSRNKQRRLSTQSSEDDLSNLSQDRRMPQKLMVLSDPNSSDDERSSESYDFKFKTKVKSEPMEEAEGNDRDNVLDENNVDEGMDLQPSSNISTIHIKQEEPDVDLEVDDEEREPGELVNSLRIKKEVLDEEETYCTNSNSNMGNNMECEKVSAKENNVDSPKPESSVNLCGKSSSLKEDLLRTRDEITRNRSPSPHSVVIKSERISPQSLSMTPNFLVNFSPNGTPASAGPAPQSSPLTFSPFDPPPSTSSAVSPFHPHPLAFPYSAPPHMALPYVFLQPHLSTSPLPLGLKPSPGREERLGAGARYCQNCDISFSKPSTYLAHKKYYCTARPRGESQPSAKA
- the LOC106078984 gene encoding zinc finger protein ush-like isoform X1; translation: MMSRRKQSNPKPIKHDGDEDTSDKCDVREGDKETDSNEHSPVNSEASPERHTGGIWSPESGNTLTDQGTCGYDNMDESECQDGHSVTSEDLKEEHGTEPGNRSPASDQLSSKSPDCARTSKCDLPEQSPDTGKEEDDVQSIVIKTEPPSSPSSVVNDNESRDAVYPQNISASFATLNGSRALRRRRRSRSRSRSKSGGVPASPEATSTLTQTREEAERALVNRLQLPSDVLYFRQQEMNIHGTPSVSWVVCCAIPLPQGSSLGPFQGQLVPPESVKVGDLIVQFTNKKGQQALMNVAGQSGGWLALLRSAGTGADRNTHVYWEGGRIWCEIISDIDIGTELRASFTFQNEDEGEDVDVEEDSLGSSIKDEVSGSEESSSNYSSLQQHSHQQTAAPGHAALIYGCPFCGVRFSSPRTLQGHLSFYCSKKTSEHSVTASPKVAEKKSNPGKTEDIVVKTEPDCSGDSVTSESKQDSGEAETLKDDLQKDRSTPGQITFKCKYCSYRADKLSSLNRHMRMHNNDKNKSLAVIPNIRSTEKEPKAKSDNKSLRIIKSPVLETFCKECRIQFSSLHTYKCHKEHYCAQRRKKALANPSAFEAMFHSPFSFAEAANVGIPSALQMAALNQGGLILPGAPGEANIPSGASVLVTAPMMTTNGMANITLSVPAMLVQSVVPGQDTRTPLTSPRVASTPEPKEALPSASHLSPRPQLLHFLSPPPPAFLKNDYSIRPEDLCRSKDSVTADNGTADIPLDLSVTKVKTESSNGGNKSEPKEIVSFLQPDKDGALDARSIKRFSSQSSTSPENKLKDLKDDSSSFNSRKSSLTTQRDESIDIKKETTPQHFLRSDHLSPGASQLLPHPSLLASAAAAGFIPLPGLTSLPISPKHPPPVASSSTSSISKCSDCNIVFYKYDNYLIHKKHYCSGKRRSVPVQASETLPVATDLPNQKEIHSKQSSPEIPTTNDAPGLQLTAKKSDIQASPSSSKSSTDVKYKYYCVPCRIKFSNASILEAHKEYYCPAGKDSEQSVILQSSLNESTSVDSPKDERSVSPEPLHEEFSCQRCNSVFSSARLLRLHVCEGGFPCPHCDQVSITDNRLAEHMKIHAPTKAYRCTICGYRGNTARGMRMHGKTHIDEGLDFTDENMLEYHEPALVPVVHSSHSGSTTDSELLRLKNEPYKRRRSRKAYEKFDYPLPKVDVPQTCLLCGQNFPNVDYLTSHFKVHEIASQYVAGLMKCLNCEYIGKDPDDLRSHFELNHLSGSRNKQRRLSTQSSEDDLSNLSQDRRMPQKLMVLSDPNSSDDERSSESYDFKFKTKVKSEPMEEAEGNDRDNVLDENNVDEGMDLQPSSNISTIHIKQEEPDVDLEVDDEEREPGELVNSLRIKKEVLDEEETYCTNSNSNMGNNMECEKVSAKENNVDSPKPESSVNLCGKSSSLKEDLLRTRDEITRNRSPSPHSVVIKSERISPQSLSMTPNFLVNFSPNGTPASAGPAPQSSPLTFSPFDPPPSTSSAVSPFHPHPLAFPYSAPPHMALPYVFLQPHLSTSPLPLGLKPSPGREERLGAGARYCQNCDISFSKPSTYLAHKKYYCTARPRGESQPSAKA